The Pleurodeles waltl isolate 20211129_DDA chromosome 7, aPleWal1.hap1.20221129, whole genome shotgun sequence genome includes a region encoding these proteins:
- the LOC138304309 gene encoding serine protease 27-like produces the protein MIPDTMTFDPSANNVNRNQVCGRSRAQSRVVGGQNARSGEWPWQVSIRMSDRDICGGALISEKWVLSAAHCLRWARPLHISVVLGSLQLSGSNPHAVISKVKTIKLHPNYDFQSRSPGDLALVELQTPVNVTDYIMPICLPDSAVHFPTGMVCWITGWGYISSQEALPSPGILQKVKLPLIDAETCDELYHIQNDLLNENTSLVKEDMLCAGYVEGGKDGCKGDSGGPLVCQQDGTWLLAGISSFGEGCALANRPGVYSRIPAYIDWIKQIVPEISSTTMNLNITATSVVRQNFVSVARVSSDAHLPTISLALVTIASVLLRKLSDI, from the exons ATGATCCCTGACACCATGACCTTTGATCCCAGTGCCAATAATGTGAACCGGAACCAGG TATGCGGCAGATCCAGGGCTCAGAGCCGGGTCGTTGGAGGACAGAATGCCCGCAGCGGTGAGTGGCCCTGGCAAGTCAGCATCCGCATGTCAGACCGTGATATTTGTGGAGGTGCCCTCATATCGGAGAAATGGGTGTTATCCGCTGCTCACTGCCTCCGATG GGCACGTCCCCTGCACATCTCAGTGGTCCTTGGGAGCTTGCAACTCTCAGGTAGCAATCCCCATGCTGTGATATCCAAGGTGAAGACCATCAAACTCCACCCCAACTATGACTTCCAGAGTAGATCCCCTGGAGACCTTGCTCTTGTGGAGCTGCAGACCCCCGTAAACGTCACCGACTACATCATGCCCATCTGCCTCCCTGACTCTGCGGTCCACTTCCCCACTGGGATGGTCTGCTGGATCACCGGCTGGGGGTACATCTCTTCTCAAG AAGCACTCCCTTCCCCTGGCATCCTGCAGAAGGTCAAACTGCCCCTCATTGATGCCGAAACATGCGATGAGCTTTACCACATCCAGAATGACTTGCTGAATGAAAACACCAGCCTGGTGAAAGAGGACATGTTGTGTGCCGGATATGTAGAAGGGGGAAAAGATGGCTGCAAA GGTGACTCTGGTGGTCCACTGGTCTGCCAACAGGATGGGACTTGGCTGCTGGCAGGAATATCAAGCTTCGGGGAGGGCTGTGCATTGGCAAACCGCCCAGGCGTATACAGCAGGATCCCTGCCTACATCGACTGGATCAAGCAGATTGTGCCGGAGATAAGTAGCACTACAATGAACCTCAATATCACAGCCACCAGTGTGGTGCGTCAAAATTTCGTAAGCGTTGCCAGAGTGAGCTCGgatgctcacctccccaccatcagcCTGGCCCTGGTTACTATAGCCAGTGTGCTCCTGAGAAAACTTAGCGACATTTAA